The Candidatus Zixiibacteriota bacterium genome includes a window with the following:
- a CDS encoding agmatine deiminase family protein: MTTRLFLLTLGAFLITLVAAAALADNQKLLPIGLTEEEMTRLDEIGKYHISTAPPTGKVRNPSEWEPMQGVIIRYPFGISYSIIAELSEDLMVTTIVASTSEQSTVTTNYNAYGVNMSHVDWVIAPTNSIWTRDYGPWFIFEENGDMGIVDPVYNRPRPYDDLIPGVIGDLWGLNVYGLDLSTPGGNHMSDGLGMSMSTRLVWDENTEWTHNEIDSLMLAYLGNDYTVLEYIESSGIHHIDCWAKFLNPTTILVKDVPSNWSQYSLLNARAEWLSQQISPWGRPYTIYRVYCPTGTAYTNSIILNDKVFVPIFGSSADDDALAVYEEAMPGYEILGFTGSWLDDDAIHCRTMGVPDSNMLFIDHVPLSDQTDTLNDYLVTCTIVDHSDAGLIMDSCKIFYSIDDGPYSSAPLTSAGGDEYQGYIPAVSGINEVAYYIQAADNSGRVETHPFIGAPWAHRFSIDLPPTMQMVQTEFADSLQPGDDALDTLLIRNLGPGLLTVTLSSADAWVSVDETEQTVYPGDSVDFEIELNSTILACGDHAGAINYVTNDPTNNAGSIPVSLHIYAPQIDIVETEFTENLAAGDTSSYRVTINNNGSGRLDYQISCQMLVGGSSKVDVVSAVRPQLIGSQLSISDKDVVPEPLYVASERSYGGPDSYGHFWIDSDETGGPLYDWVDISAVGTAVTLGDDEATAAIPIGFAFPFYDSVYTELYINSNGMIAFDEGISSRVNNSLPVTGMSSLIAMFWDDLDPRRGGNIYYYFDAAEERFIVAFDQILLYSGTTGTGSLTFEAILYPDGVVTLQYGYMDPGTLSLEAATVGIQNTNADDGLTVVYNAAYMHSDLRIDINAEHWLAVSSAGGSIDPMGSAEFDVLYDATSLEDGVYQGLVNIVSNDPVEGNISLPVILTVTSDNWICGDIDGNGSGPDISDLVYLVTYMFQGGAEPSNMETTDVDGSGAGPDIADLVYLVTYMFQSGPDLNCP; the protein is encoded by the coding sequence ATGACAACACGACTATTCTTGCTTACCCTTGGCGCTTTCCTGATTACCCTGGTTGCGGCGGCAGCTTTGGCCGACAATCAGAAGTTATTGCCGATCGGATTAACCGAGGAAGAAATGACACGGTTGGATGAAATAGGCAAGTACCATATTAGTACCGCGCCGCCGACCGGCAAAGTGCGCAACCCCTCCGAATGGGAACCGATGCAGGGTGTGATCATTCGTTATCCGTTCGGTATTTCTTATTCCATAATTGCGGAGCTGTCCGAGGACCTGATGGTTACGACAATCGTCGCCAGCACCTCGGAGCAATCGACCGTGACGACCAACTACAACGCCTACGGTGTGAATATGTCTCATGTCGATTGGGTAATCGCTCCCACCAATTCCATCTGGACTCGCGACTATGGTCCCTGGTTCATTTTCGAAGAAAACGGCGATATGGGGATCGTGGACCCGGTCTACAATCGTCCGCGACCGTACGATGATTTGATTCCGGGAGTGATCGGCGACTTATGGGGGCTGAATGTCTACGGCCTCGACCTTTCTACACCGGGCGGTAATCACATGTCCGATGGTCTCGGGATGTCGATGTCAACTCGATTGGTCTGGGATGAAAACACGGAGTGGACCCACAATGAAATCGACTCGCTCATGCTGGCTTATCTCGGCAACGATTACACCGTGCTAGAGTACATTGAATCAAGCGGAATTCACCATATCGACTGTTGGGCCAAGTTCCTGAATCCGACGACGATTCTGGTTAAGGATGTACCCTCGAACTGGTCACAGTACAGTCTTTTGAATGCGCGAGCCGAATGGTTGTCGCAGCAAATTTCTCCGTGGGGGAGACCCTACACGATCTATCGTGTTTATTGCCCGACCGGTACGGCCTATACCAACTCGATCATTCTTAACGATAAGGTATTCGTGCCGATCTTCGGATCCAGCGCCGACGATGATGCCCTCGCGGTTTACGAAGAAGCTATGCCGGGATACGAGATTCTCGGTTTCACCGGCTCGTGGCTGGATGATGACGCCATCCATTGTCGGACCATGGGAGTGCCGGACTCGAACATGCTGTTTATCGATCATGTCCCGTTGTCCGATCAGACCGATACGCTCAACGACTATTTGGTTACTTGTACGATTGTCGATCACAGCGATGCCGGGCTTATCATGGATTCATGTAAGATATTCTATAGCATTGACGACGGTCCTTATAGCAGTGCTCCCTTGACAAGCGCCGGAGGTGATGAGTATCAGGGTTATATCCCGGCGGTGTCGGGAATCAATGAAGTGGCCTATTACATTCAGGCTGCAGATAATTCCGGCCGTGTGGAAACTCACCCGTTCATTGGCGCCCCCTGGGCACATCGTTTCAGTATCGATCTGCCTCCCACGATGCAGATGGTGCAAACCGAATTCGCGGATAGTCTTCAGCCGGGCGATGATGCGTTGGATACACTCCTGATTCGCAATCTCGGACCGGGTTTGTTGACTGTGACATTGAGCAGCGCTGATGCCTGGGTAAGTGTCGATGAAACCGAACAGACGGTTTATCCCGGTGACAGTGTCGATTTCGAGATCGAGTTGAACTCGACCATTCTGGCTTGCGGGGATCACGCCGGGGCAATCAATTATGTGACCAACGATCCGACCAACAACGCAGGCAGTATCCCGGTTTCGTTGCACATCTACGCGCCGCAGATCGACATCGTTGAAACCGAATTTACCGAAAACCTTGCAGCGGGAGATACCTCCAGTTACCGAGTGACGATCAACAACAACGGTTCAGGTCGTTTGGATTATCAAATCTCATGTCAAATGCTGGTAGGCGGATCATCGAAGGTCGATGTTGTCAGTGCTGTTCGGCCGCAACTGATCGGTTCGCAGCTTTCGATCTCGGACAAGGATGTCGTTCCCGAGCCGCTCTATGTTGCTTCCGAACGCAGCTATGGCGGTCCCGACAGCTATGGACATTTCTGGATCGATTCCGATGAAACCGGTGGTCCGTTGTACGATTGGGTTGATATCTCGGCGGTGGGGACAGCGGTCACCCTGGGTGACGATGAGGCTACCGCAGCGATTCCGATAGGATTTGCTTTCCCGTTCTATGACAGTGTCTATACCGAGTTGTACATCAATTCCAACGGAATGATCGCTTTTGACGAAGGGATCAGTTCGCGAGTGAATAACAGTCTTCCGGTAACCGGTATGAGCAGTTTGATCGCCATGTTCTGGGACGACCTGGATCCTCGACGCGGAGGCAATATCTATTATTACTTCGATGCCGCTGAGGAACGGTTCATTGTCGCCTTTGATCAGATTCTGTTGTATTCCGGAACTACCGGAACCGGCTCGTTGACGTTCGAGGCGATTCTCTATCCGGACGGTGTCGTTACGCTCCAATACGGTTATATGGATCCCGGAACGCTGAGTCTGGAAGCTGCGACAGTCGGTATTCAAAACACGAATGCCGATGACGGTCTCACCGTGGTGTACAATGCGGCTTACATGCATTCCGATCTGCGGATCGACATCAACGCCGAGCACTGGCTTGCGGTCAGTTCCGCAGGAGGATCGATTGATCCGATGGGCTCCGCTGAATTCGACGTGCTTTACGATGCGACCTCATTGGAGGATGGTGTTTATCAGGGATTGGTCAACATCGTTTCAAACGATCCGGTTGAAGGCAACATATCATTGCCGGTGATATTGACCGTAACTTCGGACAACTGGATCTGCGGTGATATTGACGGCAATGGATCGGGACCGGATATTTCCGACCTGGTCTATTTGGTAACGTATATGTTCCAGGGAGGAGCAGAGCCTTCCAACATGGAAACTACCGATGTCGACGGCAGCGGTGCCGGTCCGGATATCGCAGATTTGGTTTACCTGGTGACATATATGTTCCAGTCCGGACCTGATCTGAATTGTCCGTAA
- a CDS encoding C25 family cysteine peptidase has protein sequence MGRNVLIGLVCLILAASAVSAEHVELISHSEDLGVFVEQSSPDKIVVRLDVGGFDQAPVDINGQAYFSISSGDATIMLERGAPALPRISRSVIIPDDARMAIEVVAQEYVEFTDLPIIPSKGNLSRTVNPEDIPYEFGPEYGIDEFFPGRLASLRDPYILRDFRGTVIDFQPFQYNPITGVLRVYTSITVALTPDGPGEINVFNRNKAMNSITTDFETIYQRRFINYSQTLEKYALVEETGDMLVITYDNFADEMQPLVDWKNQKGIKTTMVNISDVGNTASSIKSFIQDFYDSTDLCFVLLVGDAAQVTTDTHSGGAADPKFSLVAGSDTYPDILIGRFSAETEAHVNTQVQRVLTYEQNPPTGDWFHQGTGVASNQGPGHDGGEYDYQHMNYIRNDLLGYTYTLVDQIYDPSGTAAQVSSALNSGRSIINYCGHGTTTSWSSTGYSNSNVNALTNDNMLPFIISVACVNGQFRYYTCFAEAWMRATNGSNPTGAIGTYMSSINQDWNPPMDCQDEIDDLLVADVVNSFGALCYNGGCRMMDDNSGSDGYDMFYTWHVFGDPSVQVRTDTPASLTVNHSGAVFFNSPTYEVEIPGVEGALCALYKDGVLYGSAFTNASGMATITINQMLPISVDPMKLTVTAYNHETVVEDVVVTTDLTILHEPLGDTKDILNDYEVTATIYSDTTLDYDSVLVWYGIDDVWSAALMTTSKLGEDFIGYIPVQPAGTHIDYYIWAKNVAGFVDSTDIYSFKVIDYGFFMGPDGLSQTGPVADTLWYDLYVTNDGVLDDSYDLTLDAAWPTALYDATGSYEISGTAVISADDTYDFKLRVIVPTSWEDEVDTAAVTAVSVGDASFTDAIEVVTVSAGQPWVIPFGDDFETTEFDNTKWDRWPGAAISTLGLEEPTSPYSVNFDGSPNQGDTLVTEAIDLRGEVNVLLKYQYQRTGGGDSPEAGDDLFVQYLDSLGTWQLLAQHSGDGDDMTVFEPVELTLPGAAYHAGFRVKMYNHASSGSYDDWFVDDFFVGYPSDYDVEATPYSQFQSGPAGFTASYQITVTNRGRLDDAYDLSVAENSWGVTFTDESGLNPITSTPIMAAGDSLKIKVNVSVPSDAGPHVVDTAEVTVTSQGDGMVTDLVMVMTESGGPPIDFPVYEPFETTELTIDRWFENYGAEVSSEAMNPPSSPYALLLDGGDDTLISRLVDLSGEDGAILTYYIEMGGSGDAPEAGEFLYLEYKNNVGEWTVVNSHEGTGTAEEEFTYVNVPLPLDAVHSGFQLRLISDGSSADTDYWFVDDIRIDYAPSISVTPAAMTKTLAQGDTVYCPVEIANAGPGGLSYQVAVHLDYSRKADLLTSLSATGMEPAHRDYPADFWDGYIDEKGVDQPDRGFDVTRNSGGPDTFGYFWVDSDDPGGPVFDWIDVSATGLDIIGSLDDDNYAGPYDIGFDFEYYGGIYDQVYVGSNGIIGFASSDMGSRYKVTIPTASTPNAILAWMWDDLDPTDSDNLNAHVYVESDGSRLVIQFVGYPEYQAAAGDVITAEVILNDNGTIKFQYQSIATGFDVASGTIGIENADGTDGLEVAYATDYLKDNLAILFVKPYNWLSVDLTGGTLAPGEADTVNCMITSGEMDEGSYDALVTVTSNDPDPADNPISIPITLTVSNVPLYVCGDVDGGGSGPDVADLVYLVTYMFQAGPEPPIMEACDINGDGKAVPDISDLVDLVSYMFSSGPPPVCGG, from the coding sequence ATGGGAAGGAATGTTCTAATTGGACTGGTATGTCTGATTTTGGCGGCGAGTGCGGTTTCGGCCGAGCATGTCGAGTTGATCAGCCACAGCGAAGATCTCGGCGTATTTGTCGAGCAGTCATCGCCTGATAAGATCGTGGTTCGACTCGACGTGGGAGGATTCGACCAGGCGCCGGTCGACATCAACGGGCAAGCCTACTTTTCGATTTCAAGCGGCGATGCGACAATCATGTTGGAGCGCGGAGCCCCGGCTCTGCCGAGAATAAGCCGCAGTGTAATTATTCCGGACGACGCCCGTATGGCGATCGAGGTGGTCGCACAGGAGTATGTCGAATTTACCGATTTGCCGATCATACCTTCCAAGGGGAACCTTTCGCGTACCGTGAATCCCGAGGATATTCCGTATGAGTTCGGACCGGAATACGGGATTGATGAGTTTTTCCCGGGTCGTCTGGCCAGTCTGCGGGATCCTTATATCCTGCGCGACTTCCGTGGCACGGTGATTGACTTCCAGCCGTTCCAGTACAATCCGATAACCGGCGTTCTGAGAGTATATACGTCGATTACGGTGGCGCTCACACCTGACGGACCGGGTGAGATCAACGTGTTCAATCGCAATAAGGCGATGAATTCGATCACCACCGATTTCGAAACGATTTACCAGAGACGGTTTATCAACTACTCTCAGACGCTTGAGAAATACGCCCTGGTCGAGGAAACCGGCGACATGCTGGTAATAACCTACGACAACTTCGCCGACGAGATGCAACCACTGGTTGACTGGAAGAACCAGAAGGGGATCAAGACGACGATGGTGAATATCAGCGACGTGGGTAATACGGCCTCCAGCATCAAGAGCTTCATCCAGGATTTCTATGACAGTACCGATCTTTGCTTTGTGTTGCTGGTCGGCGATGCGGCCCAGGTGACGACCGATACCCACAGCGGCGGCGCGGCCGATCCGAAATTTTCTCTGGTGGCCGGTTCCGATACTTATCCGGATATTCTCATAGGACGTTTCTCGGCCGAGACCGAGGCTCATGTAAACACCCAGGTTCAGCGGGTGCTCACTTACGAGCAAAATCCGCCCACCGGTGACTGGTTCCATCAGGGGACCGGAGTTGCCTCGAACCAGGGTCCGGGACACGACGGTGGTGAGTATGACTATCAACACATGAATTATATCCGTAATGACCTGCTCGGTTACACCTATACTCTGGTGGATCAGATTTACGATCCCAGCGGTACCGCCGCGCAGGTATCATCGGCGCTCAACTCCGGCCGTAGTATTATCAACTATTGCGGTCACGGCACGACCACTTCATGGTCGTCGACCGGGTACAGCAATTCCAATGTCAACGCCCTGACCAACGACAACATGTTGCCGTTCATTATCAGCGTGGCTTGCGTTAATGGCCAGTTCCGTTATTACACCTGCTTTGCTGAAGCGTGGATGCGAGCCACCAACGGCTCCAATCCGACCGGTGCGATAGGGACCTATATGTCATCGATCAACCAGGACTGGAATCCTCCGATGGACTGCCAGGATGAAATAGATGATTTACTCGTTGCTGATGTGGTTAACAGCTTCGGTGCTCTCTGCTACAACGGCGGTTGCCGGATGATGGATGACAACTCCGGATCCGACGGCTACGACATGTTCTACACCTGGCACGTATTCGGAGATCCTTCGGTGCAGGTACGGACCGACACGCCGGCCTCGCTGACGGTCAACCATTCCGGGGCGGTGTTTTTCAACTCACCGACGTACGAGGTGGAGATACCGGGTGTTGAAGGAGCCCTTTGTGCGCTCTATAAGGACGGGGTTTTATACGGTTCGGCTTTCACCAATGCTTCCGGGATGGCGACGATTACGATCAACCAGATGTTACCGATCAGTGTCGATCCGATGAAGTTGACGGTGACGGCGTACAATCACGAGACGGTTGTCGAGGATGTGGTGGTTACGACCGATCTGACCATCCTGCACGAACCGCTCGGCGACACCAAGGATATCCTCAACGACTACGAAGTGACCGCGACGATCTACAGCGATACTACGCTTGATTATGACTCGGTGCTGGTTTGGTACGGTATCGACGATGTCTGGTCGGCGGCCCTGATGACAACCTCCAAGTTGGGTGAAGATTTTATCGGGTATATCCCGGTCCAGCCGGCCGGTACTCATATCGATTATTACATCTGGGCTAAGAACGTAGCCGGCTTCGTTGACAGCACCGACATTTACAGCTTCAAGGTGATCGACTACGGTTTCTTCATGGGCCCCGATGGCCTTTCGCAAACGGGACCGGTGGCCGACACGTTGTGGTATGATCTGTATGTAACCAACGACGGCGTGTTGGATGATTCTTATGATCTTACCCTTGACGCTGCCTGGCCGACCGCGCTCTACGATGCGACGGGTTCATACGAAATCAGCGGCACGGCGGTAATTTCAGCCGACGATACGTATGATTTCAAACTGCGGGTGATCGTCCCCACCAGTTGGGAAGATGAAGTCGATACCGCAGCCGTGACGGCGGTTTCGGTCGGTGACGCCTCGTTTACCGATGCGATTGAAGTCGTTACGGTTTCCGCCGGTCAACCCTGGGTGATTCCGTTCGGCGATGATTTCGAAACGACCGAGTTCGACAATACCAAATGGGATCGCTGGCCGGGTGCGGCAATAAGCACGCTTGGTTTGGAAGAACCCACTTCACCGTACTCGGTGAATTTCGATGGTTCCCCGAATCAGGGCGACACGCTGGTGACGGAAGCGATTGACTTACGCGGTGAAGTCAATGTACTGCTCAAGTATCAATACCAGCGCACGGGCGGCGGTGATTCACCTGAAGCCGGTGATGATTTGTTCGTCCAATATCTCGATTCACTCGGTACGTGGCAGTTGTTGGCACAGCATTCCGGTGACGGCGATGATATGACCGTTTTCGAGCCGGTGGAACTGACGCTGCCGGGAGCGGCTTACCATGCCGGTTTCCGGGTGAAAATGTATAACCATGCTTCCTCCGGTTCCTACGATGACTGGTTCGTCGATGATTTCTTCGTCGGATATCCATCGGATTATGATGTCGAGGCGACTCCGTACAGCCAGTTCCAATCCGGTCCGGCCGGATTCACGGCATCGTATCAAATTACGGTGACCAACCGCGGTCGGTTGGATGACGCTTATGATTTGTCGGTAGCGGAAAACTCATGGGGTGTTACTTTCACCGATGAAAGCGGACTGAATCCGATAACTTCAACCCCGATCATGGCAGCGGGCGATTCGCTCAAAATCAAAGTCAATGTGAGTGTTCCGTCCGATGCCGGTCCGCACGTGGTCGACACGGCCGAAGTAACGGTGACTTCACAGGGCGACGGTATGGTAACCGACCTGGTGATGGTCATGACCGAGTCCGGTGGACCGCCGATTGATTTCCCGGTCTACGAACCGTTTGAGACGACCGAATTGACGATCGACCGGTGGTTCGAGAATTACGGGGCGGAGGTTTCTTCTGAGGCGATGAATCCGCCCAGCAGCCCCTATGCGTTGTTGCTGGACGGCGGCGATGATACGTTGATCTCCAGGCTGGTCGATCTCTCGGGTGAAGACGGTGCGATTCTGACCTATTACATCGAGATGGGTGGCTCCGGCGATGCTCCGGAAGCCGGGGAATTCCTCTACCTCGAATATAAGAACAACGTCGGTGAATGGACGGTCGTTAACAGCCATGAAGGTACCGGAACAGCCGAGGAAGAGTTCACGTATGTCAACGTGCCCCTTCCGCTGGATGCGGTGCATTCCGGATTCCAACTGCGTCTGATCTCCGACGGCAGCAGCGCCGACACGGATTACTGGTTCGTGGATGATATCCGTATTGACTATGCCCCCTCGATTAGTGTCACACCCGCTGCCATGACCAAGACTCTGGCGCAAGGCGACACGGTGTACTGTCCGGTGGAGATTGCCAACGCAGGACCGGGCGGTCTCAGCTACCAGGTGGCGGTGCATCTGGATTATTCCCGTAAGGCCGATTTGTTGACCTCGTTGTCGGCGACCGGTATGGAGCCGGCACACCGTGATTATCCGGCTGATTTCTGGGATGGCTATATCGACGAGAAGGGTGTCGATCAGCCTGATCGCGGTTTCGACGTAACTCGTAATTCGGGTGGTCCGGACACGTTCGGCTATTTCTGGGTCGATTCCGACGATCCGGGTGGACCGGTGTTTGACTGGATCGATGTCTCGGCGACCGGCCTGGATATCATTGGCTCGCTTGATGACGACAACTATGCCGGTCCGTACGATATCGGTTTCGATTTCGAGTATTACGGTGGTATTTACGATCAGGTATATGTCGGTTCCAACGGTATAATCGGTTTCGCTTCGAGTGATATGGGGTCGAGATATAAGGTCACGATTCCAACCGCTTCAACACCGAATGCGATTCTGGCCTGGATGTGGGACGATCTGGATCCGACCGACTCCGACAATCTCAATGCGCACGTTTATGTCGAGAGTGACGGCTCCCGTCTGGTTATCCAGTTCGTTGGTTATCCCGAGTACCAGGCTGCCGCCGGGGATGTGATCACCGCCGAGGTGATTCTCAACGACAACGGGACGATTAAGTTCCAGTACCAGTCGATTGCGACAGGATTCGATGTCGCTTCCGGAACTATCGGTATCGAAAATGCCGACGGCACGGATGGTCTCGAAGTGGCTTATGCCACCGACTATCTCAAGGACAACCTGGCGATCTTGTTCGTGAAACCCTACAACTGGCTGAGTGTCGACCTGACCGGCGGCACGCTGGCTCCGGGTGAAGCGGACACGGTCAACTGTATGATCACTTCCGGTGAGATGGATGAGGGCAGCTATGACGCCCTGGTAACGGTAACGAGTAACGATCCCGATCCGGCCGATAATCCGATATCGATTCCGATCACACTTACCGTGAGCAATGTACCGCTATATGTTTGCGGGGATGTTGACGGTGGCGGCAGCGGTCCGGATGTTGCCGATCTGGTTTATCTCGTAACCTACATGTTCCAGGCCGGCCCGGAACCGCCGATCATGGAAGCCTGTGACATCAATGGTGACGGTAAAGCTGTGCCTGATATTAGCGATTTGGTTGATCTGGTCAGCTATATGTTCTCCTCCGGTCCGCCGCCGGTCTGTGGTGGCTGA
- a CDS encoding DUF721 domain-containing protein, with translation MRLKKPSDNDFRYPQPISGLVDKLMANLGLSRRYDGWRVVKDWVDIVGSTLAARARAIRYAEGVLYIAVEDDSWRQELSMQLETILDEIHRRPYGRAVQEIHFESGLKRN, from the coding sequence TTGCGCCTTAAGAAGCCATCAGACAACGATTTCCGCTATCCTCAGCCAATATCCGGGCTGGTGGACAAGCTGATGGCCAACCTCGGCCTTTCTCGCCGCTACGACGGCTGGCGAGTGGTTAAAGACTGGGTTGATATTGTTGGCTCTACCCTGGCCGCACGCGCCCGAGCGATACGTTACGCCGAGGGGGTGCTTTATATTGCCGTCGAGGATGATTCCTGGCGGCAGGAACTCTCCATGCAACTTGAGACCATCCTGGATGAGATTCACCGGCGGCCTTACGGACGGGCCGTGCAGGAGATTCATTTTGAATCCGGTTTGAAAAGGAACTGA
- the gyrB gene encoding DNA topoisomerase (ATP-hydrolyzing) subunit B → MATTEEVTKPKKTNNKYDAATIKVLKGLEAVRRRPAMYIGDVGQRGLHHLVYEVVDNSVDESMAGECDKIIVEINKDESITVTDNGRGIPTEIHPDTKVSALQVVMTTLHAGGKFDHESYKVSGGLHGVGVSVVNALSEWCWVEVTRDDEVSRQDYDRGVPREKVKVVGKGKKTGTKTCFKADTEIFKKIEYRFSILAARMRELAFLNQGLTIVLKDHRQEKEETFFFKGGLSSFVEYLNENKTPLFRKPIHFAKEKDDIQVEIALQYNDGYNESVYSYVNNINTIEGGTHLTGFRTALTRSINSYAIKYNLLKNGKSKSNGLQLIGDDSREGLTAVISVRVRDPQFEGQTKTKLGNSEVRGVVEQVTNEYLGAFFEETPAIGKKVVDKILQAARAREAARKAKELTRRKTALDSASLPGKLADCSLRDPESCELYIVEGDSAGGSAKQGRDRRFQAILPLRGKILNVEKARIDKILSNNEVRSMITALGCGVGDEFDTSRVRYHKIIIMTDADIDGSHIRTLLLTFFFRYMRDLIDQGYVYIAQPPLYRLKHGNNEQYVFDDSELDKIRKTFPKTGVSVQRYKGLGEMNPEQLWKTTMDPETRTLLQISLEDGKEADHLFSVLMGTEIEPRAKFIQENAQYVRNLDV, encoded by the coding sequence ATGGCTACCACTGAAGAAGTCACCAAGCCCAAAAAGACGAATAATAAATACGACGCTGCGACAATTAAGGTACTCAAAGGCCTCGAGGCGGTGCGTCGCCGCCCGGCTATGTATATCGGCGATGTCGGCCAGCGTGGTCTGCATCATCTCGTTTACGAAGTAGTGGACAACTCCGTTGACGAGTCGATGGCCGGTGAATGTGACAAGATCATTGTCGAGATCAACAAAGATGAATCGATCACCGTCACCGACAACGGTCGCGGTATCCCAACGGAAATACATCCCGACACCAAAGTCTCCGCCCTCCAGGTGGTCATGACCACTCTCCATGCGGGCGGAAAATTCGACCATGAGTCTTACAAGGTTTCCGGCGGCCTTCACGGTGTCGGCGTTTCGGTCGTTAACGCCCTGTCCGAATGGTGCTGGGTTGAGGTTACTCGCGATGATGAAGTATCCCGCCAGGATTATGATCGCGGTGTCCCGCGTGAAAAAGTCAAAGTGGTCGGCAAAGGCAAAAAGACCGGAACTAAAACCTGTTTTAAAGCCGACACCGAAATTTTCAAAAAGATCGAATATCGCTTCAGCATTCTCGCCGCCCGTATGCGCGAGCTGGCCTTCCTCAACCAGGGATTGACTATCGTCTTGAAAGATCACCGCCAGGAGAAGGAAGAAACCTTCTTCTTCAAAGGCGGTCTCTCTTCATTTGTCGAATATCTGAACGAGAATAAAACGCCGTTGTTCAGGAAACCGATTCATTTCGCCAAGGAAAAGGACGATATCCAGGTCGAGATCGCCCTGCAATACAACGATGGTTACAACGAGTCGGTTTATTCTTACGTGAACAACATCAACACCATCGAGGGCGGCACTCACCTGACCGGTTTCCGTACCGCTCTCACGCGCTCGATCAACAGCTACGCCATCAAGTATAACCTGCTTAAAAACGGCAAGAGCAAGAGCAACGGACTCCAGTTGATCGGCGATGATTCCCGCGAGGGACTCACGGCGGTTATTTCCGTTCGGGTGCGTGATCCTCAGTTTGAGGGACAAACGAAAACCAAGCTCGGCAACAGTGAAGTTCGAGGCGTTGTCGAACAAGTAACCAACGAATATCTCGGTGCCTTTTTCGAGGAAACACCGGCAATCGGCAAAAAAGTAGTCGATAAAATTCTGCAAGCCGCCCGCGCTCGTGAAGCGGCCCGTAAGGCCAAGGAATTGACTCGCCGTAAAACCGCTCTTGATTCCGCCTCACTCCCCGGCAAACTGGCCGACTGCTCTCTTCGCGATCCGGAATCCTGCGAGTTGTACATCGTGGAGGGCGACTCGGCCGGAGGTTCCGCCAAGCAGGGCCGTGACCGTCGTTTTCAGGCAATTCTGCCGTTGCGCGGCAAAATTCTCAACGTCGAAAAAGCTCGTATCGACAAGATCCTGAGCAACAACGAAGTCCGCAGTATGATCACCGCTCTCGGTTGCGGCGTCGGGGATGAGTTCGACACTTCCCGAGTGCGTTATCATAAGATCATTATCATGACCGATGCTGATATCGACGGCTCCCACATCCGTACTTTGCTGCTGACGTTTTTCTTCCGCTACATGCGGGACTTGATCGATCAGGGTTATGTCTACATCGCTCAGCCGCCGCTTTATCGTCTCAAGCACGGCAACAACGAACAATATGTTTTCGATGACTCCGAACTGGATAAAATCCGCAAGACTTTCCCGAAAACCGGTGTCAGTGTCCAACGCTATAAAGGTCTCGGTGAAATGAATCCCGAGCAGCTTTGGAAGACCACGATGGATCCGGAGACGCGGACCTTGTTGCAGATTTCGCTCGAAGACGGCAAGGAAGCGGACCATTTGTTCAGCGTGCTGATGGGGACCGAGATAGAACCTCGGGCCAAGTTCATCCAGGAAAACGCTCAATACGTTCGCAACCTGGACGTGTAG